A genomic stretch from Bosea sp. F3-2 includes:
- a CDS encoding LysR family transcriptional regulator: MIEPGARSRRRVVVDAARVVTFMGPELAVYGTPNMLFDVEMSCRDLLKESLGSDQDSVGVKVELTHSGAAVIGMGITIDVEVVAVQERTVTFSAAVLAGSSEIGKVIHQRAIVSTDRLKAKILRMLDELASSSVSEAP; encoded by the coding sequence ATGATCGAGCCCGGTGCGCGCTCTCGGCGTCGCGTCGTCGTCGATGCGGCGCGCGTGGTCACATTCATGGGGCCGGAACTGGCGGTCTACGGCACCCCGAACATGCTCTTCGACGTCGAAATGAGTTGCCGGGATCTGCTCAAGGAGAGTCTCGGCTCGGATCAGGACAGCGTCGGCGTAAAAGTCGAACTTACTCATTCGGGGGCGGCTGTGATCGGGATGGGGATCACGATCGATGTCGAGGTCGTTGCTGTCCAAGAACGTACCGTCACCTTTTCTGCCGCCGTTCTGGCCGGGTCCAGTGAGATTGGAAAGGTGATTCATCAGCGCGCGATCGTAAGTACTGATCGGCTGAAAGCAAAAATCCTAAGAATGTTGGATGAACTCGCGAGTTCATCGGTTTCGGAGGCGCCGTAA
- a CDS encoding enoyl-CoA hydratase/isomerase family protein has product MELRDFPPAESSPEAKAFGGWLDNRPQLGKAFDQDVATHSAWWQQGLDLLSKLPAKPKRSQTEQKLAEAILDASRKKRTDFLAAHGIAVYDRLTASRSRHARVEELAYSAAALVPGLVPTKVLVEAEAQLLHKDKDGHEYDQGLLFNRFLGERETGLHLCHAMLRPRAEATELLERLTREGKIDLGTAMIERRGTASIAYMKNPRYLNAEDCTTVDNVETAVDLALLDPATDICVLRGAPITGGKYDGQNVFCTGINLTQLYQGKISYLWYLVRDLGFINKMFRGLASDVSPDEIFGDTLEKPWVAVIERYAIGGGCQYLLSSDYILAGDDAYMTLPARKEGIIPGIANLRLSRFVGDRTARQAVMYDKRLDCDSPEGRLVCDEVVPAKEIEGALANVIERLTTSGVVSTSSNRRAFRIAHEPLDLFRSYMAVYAREQAYCHFSPALIANLERFWNADKRAA; this is encoded by the coding sequence ATGGAGCTGCGCGACTTCCCCCCGGCAGAGAGTTCCCCAGAGGCAAAGGCATTTGGCGGATGGCTCGACAACCGACCGCAACTCGGCAAGGCATTCGACCAGGATGTCGCCACGCATTCGGCTTGGTGGCAGCAGGGTCTGGATCTTCTGTCCAAACTCCCCGCGAAGCCCAAGCGCAGCCAGACTGAACAGAAGCTGGCTGAGGCGATCCTGGACGCCTCACGGAAGAAGCGCACGGACTTCCTCGCGGCGCACGGCATTGCAGTCTATGATCGCCTCACCGCAAGCCGGAGCCGGCATGCGCGTGTCGAGGAGCTTGCCTATTCCGCCGCAGCCCTCGTTCCCGGCCTCGTCCCCACCAAGGTCCTGGTAGAGGCCGAAGCCCAGCTTCTCCATAAGGACAAGGACGGGCACGAGTACGATCAAGGGCTCCTGTTCAATCGCTTCCTTGGCGAGCGGGAAACGGGCCTCCACCTCTGTCACGCGATGCTTCGCCCGCGTGCCGAAGCCACCGAGCTCCTCGAACGCCTCACGCGCGAAGGTAAGATCGACCTAGGCACCGCTATGATCGAGCGTCGCGGGACGGCGTCGATCGCCTATATGAAGAACCCACGCTATCTCAACGCGGAAGATTGCACGACGGTCGACAATGTCGAGACCGCCGTTGATCTAGCTCTTCTGGATCCCGCCACCGACATCTGCGTGCTGCGCGGCGCACCCATCACCGGCGGGAAGTACGACGGCCAGAACGTGTTCTGCACCGGCATCAATCTGACGCAGTTGTACCAGGGCAAGATTTCCTACCTTTGGTACCTCGTCCGGGATCTGGGGTTCATCAACAAGATGTTCCGCGGCCTCGCCAGCGACGTCAGCCCTGACGAGATTTTTGGCGACACGCTCGAAAAGCCCTGGGTTGCGGTAATCGAGAGATACGCGATCGGCGGCGGCTGCCAGTACCTGCTGTCCTCGGACTACATCCTCGCGGGCGACGACGCCTACATGACGCTGCCGGCCCGGAAGGAAGGCATCATTCCCGGCATCGCCAACCTTCGCCTCTCGCGATTTGTCGGCGACCGTACGGCCCGCCAAGCAGTGATGTACGACAAGCGGCTGGACTGCGACAGCCCCGAGGGCCGCTTGGTCTGCGACGAAGTCGTGCCCGCCAAGGAGATCGAGGGAGCCCTCGCCAACGTGATCGAGCGGCTGACCACGTCAGGCGTCGTCAGCACGTCCAGCAACCGTCGGGCTTTCCGCATCGCCCACGAACCGCTCGATCTGTTTAGGTCCTACATGGCTGTTTATGCTCGTGAGCAAGCATATTGTCATTTCTCACCCGCGCTTATCGCCAATCTCGAACGTTTCTGGAATGCGGACAAACGCGCCGCATAG